In Porites lutea chromosome 7, jaPorLute2.1, whole genome shotgun sequence, a single window of DNA contains:
- the LOC140944097 gene encoding tauropine dehydrogenase-like, whose translation MMSSADIIKLLICGSGNGAHAFAGIASSMKGTEVRVLSLYQDEAERWSNAIQKKDLEVTLNRAGKDPTTIVSKPALVTKNPEDAMKDVDIVVFVLPAFAHQVFFDAIQPYIKPGTIIVGMPGGPGFEFQARSLLRDTGRQCTIMDFETLPWACRITEYGVKCEVFGTKESLLGAMKKGDVPPRKDPVTTLQHLLGPLPQLKVSGHLLGLQLMSGGNAYLHLPILYGQWEGWDGKPLDQPPLFYIGITESTADLISSMCDEVLETAKLITEKSGADMSEVHHIYDWFMRAYPEDIADKTNLYTAIKSNAAYQGLKHPVKKTEDGKYLPDFTYRYMTEDVPYGLVVLKGIAEIVGVETPDIDKVLLWCQTKMGKEYMVNSKIQGKDVASSRAPQRYGFTTLESIL comes from the exons aTGATGAGTTCAGCAGACATTATCAAGCTGTTGATTTGTGGGAGTGGAAATGGGGCACATGCCTTTGCTGGAATTGCATCGTCTATGAAGGGAACAGAGGTTAGGGTGCTCAGCTTGTATCAAGATGAGGCAGAGCGTTGGAGTAATGCAATACAGAAAAAGGATCTCGAGGTTACTCTGAATCGTGCAGGAAAAGATCCAACTACAATTGTGTCTAAACCAGCTCTGGTTACCAAAAATCCAGAAGATGCCATGAAAGATGTTGATATCGTCGTGTTCGTGCTGCCAGCATTTGCCCATCAAGTTTTCTTTGATGCCATTCAACCTTATATAAAGCCTGGTACTATTATTGTCGGCATGCCAGGTGGACCAGGATTTGAGTTCCAAGCTCGTTCTTTGCTTCGTGACACAGGGCGGCAATGTACGATTATGGATTTTGAGACGTTACCTTGGGCCTGCCGTATCACTGAGTATGGAGTGAAATGTGAAGTTTTTGGGACCAAAGAATCCCTCTTAGGAGCCATGAAG AAAGGAGATGTTCCACCAAGGAAGGACCCAGTAACTACGCTGCAGCATCTCCTGGGACCCCTTCCTCAGCTGAAAGTGTCAGGTCATCTATTGGGTCTACAGCTTATGAGTGGTGGTAACGCCTACTTGCATTTACCAATATTATATGGACAGTGGGAAGGATGGGACGGGAAACCTCTTGATCAGCCACCTTTGTTCTACATTGGAATAACCGAGTCAACTGCCGACCTTATCTCCAGTATGTGTGATGAAGTTTTAGAAACTGCCAAGTTAATCACAGAGAAATCGGGAGCCGATATGTCGGAG GTTCATCACATTTATGATTGGTTCATGAGAGCCTATCCTGAAGACATTGCAGACAAGACCAACCTTTACACCGCAATAAAATCCAATGCAGCTTACCAAGGGCTCAAACACCCAGTCAAGAAAACAGAGGACGGTAAATATCTACCAGATTTTACATACCGTTACATGACCGAAGATGTCCCATATGGCCTGGTGGTACTCAAAGGAATTGCAGAAATTGTGGGTGTCGAGACGCCGGATATTGATAAAGTGTTGTTATGGTGTCAaacaaaaatgggcaaagaaTATATGGTGAACTCAAAGATACAAGGCAAAGACGTAGCTTCATCTCGGGCGCCACAGAGATACGGATTCACCACTCTTGAATCCATCTTGTAG
- the LOC140944436 gene encoding LOW QUALITY PROTEIN: uncharacterized protein (The sequence of the model RefSeq protein was modified relative to this genomic sequence to represent the inferred CDS: inserted 1 base in 1 codon; substituted 2 bases at 2 genomic stop codons), with the protein MLEKAGDPYKALLSYRNTPLEEVNLSPSQMLMGRRLRTSIPVTEDLLKPQLYDPEDVLPKLKERQRKQKLQHDRKAKELPPLRDGEVVRVREGNKWKPARVTQVLPSPRSYKVETERGEYRRNRRHLLRTEESQIPEITPTPEVSNDEDLTDTEVEPSSVRVAHENPVTPPTGMSTATTTRSGRTINALTKIVTFHNAACVCDDGQRHGTVDRIFILKTLTDKFVKSKPQKRRNLLFSCFVDFRKAFDRIPRQKLYEKLRKEGIKGRFLEIVMSMYSKDKSAVKINNKMTEAFPCYTGVKQGCMLSPTLFNLYLSDLPKFLNSSSSTDILLDDSERPINCLLYVDDLVIFSRSANGLQTLLNKLESYCEKTELTVNLDKTKVMIFNNCGKSLNNYSFKYGVNKLNNVKSYEYLGMILNPYGNFSLAREELKKLGLLRKEMGDNFRENMMLTIKLFDALISPILLYGSEIWGVDCNDQIEKDPAELVQIKFLKWLLGVNKYCSNNACRAETGRFPTKIEAQYRNFKFWLTLTKHPKHKLSQVVYNDMKSRINKELWSQKIKRVLDQIGLEYFWXKSTXKXHRNLELIKQRLKDIELQRWLSEVSNDVRKDANQKNKLRTFRKFKTIENYTCEDYLRQVTNVQHRITLTKLRLSNHKLAIETGRYVRPYKKPEERICPICKKDVEDEIHFLTLCPAYQEKRSTLFEYLNKEYRISVNRTFSQAEWAWLSGPRLVLSIESHD; encoded by the exons ATGCTGGAGAAAGCTGGTGACCCATACAAAGCTCTCCTTTCTTACCGAAATACACCCCTGGAGGAAGTTAATCTGTCACCCTCACAAATGCTAATGGGAAGACGTTTGCGAACCTCAATTCCAGTGACTGAGGATTTGTTGAAACCTCAACTCTATGACCCTGAAGATGTCCTCCCTAAGTTAAAAGAAAGGCAGAGAAAGCAGAAGCTGCAGCATGATAGAAAAGCAAAGGAACTGCCCCCTTTGAGGGATGGTGAGGTTGTAAGAGTTAGAGAAGGCAACAAGTGGAAACCTGCTAGGGTTACACAGGTTCTTCCTTCACCCAGATCTTATAAGGTTGAAACAGAGCGTGGAGAGTACCGAAGAAACCGTCGACATTTATTAAGAACTGAAGAGTCTCAGATCCCAGAAATCACCCCTACACCGGAAGTCTCGAATGATGAGGACCTGACAGACACGGAAGTTGAGCCATCCTCTGTTAGAGTGGCCCACGAGAATCCTGTAACACCGCCAACCGGAATGTCTACGGCTACTACCACGCGGTCTGGTCGGACAATTAA TGCTTTAACTAAAATCGTAACATTTCACAATGCCGCGTGTGTATGCGATGATGGTCAAAGGCACGGTACAGTAGATAGAATCTTCATCTTAAAAACACTCACAGATAAGTTTGTTAAATCTAAACCACAAAAACGCAGAAACTTGCTTTTCTCGTGTTTTGTAGATTTTAGAAAAGCTTTTGATCGCATACCCAGGCAAAAATTATACGAAAAACTCAGAAAAGAAGGAATTAAAGGGCGTTTTTTAGAAATAGTAATGTCCATGTACTCAAAAGATAAATCAGCagtcaaaatcaacaacaaaatgacCGAAGCTTTTCCGTGTTACACTGGAGTTAAGCAAGGCTGTATGTTATCACCCACCCTTTTTAATCTCTATTTAAGTGATCTACCCAAATTTCTAAATTCATCAAGCTCAACCGATATTCTGCTTGATGACTCTGAAAGACCTATAAACTGTTTATTATATGTGGATGACTTAGTGATCTTTTCGCGGTCAGCAAATGGCCTACAAACACTCCTCAACAAGTTGGAATCCTACTGTGAGAAAACTGAACTAACTGTAAATCtagacaaaacaaaagtcaTGATCTTTAATAATTGTGGCAAGTCCTTAAATAACTACTCGTTTAAGTATGGAGTAAATAAACTGAACAATGTTAAATCTTATGAATATCTGGGAATGATACTGAACCCGTATGGAAATTTTAGTTTAGCTAGAGAAGAGTTAAAAAAGTTGGGCTTACTAAGAAAAGAGATGGGTGAcaactttagagaaaatatgaTGCTGACGATTAAGCTATTCGATGCTCTGATATCCCCCATACTTCTCTACGGaagtgaaatttggggtgttGACTGTAACGACCAAATAGAAAAAGATCCCGCAGAACTAGTTCaaattaaattcttgaaatggtTGCTAGGTGTAAATAAATACTGCAGCAACAATGCATGTAGGGCTGAAACAGGAAGATTCCCAACGAAAATCGAAGCACAATAtaggaattttaagttttggctTACTCTAACCAAACACCCAAAACACAAATTATCACAAGTGGTTTACAATGATATGAAGTCGAGAATAAATAAGGAATTATGGAgccaaaaaatcaaacgcgTATTAGACCAAATAGGGCTGGAATACTTCT ACAAAAGCACATGAAAATGACATAGGAATCTTGAACTTATcaaacaaagactgaaagacATCGAATTACAAAGATGGTTAAGTGAGGTAAGCAATGACGTAAGAAAAGACGCCAACCAAAAGAACAAACTAAGAACCTtccgaaaatttaaaacaatagaaaattatacATGTGAAGATTATCTCCGTCAGGTCACCAACGTCCAACACCGGATAACTCTAACTAAACTCCGtctaagtaatcacaaattggCGATAGAGACAGGTCGGTATGTAAGACCTTATAAGAAACCGGAAGAGAGGATCTGTcctatctgtaaaaaagacgtagaagatgaaatacact